The following coding sequences lie in one Pseudarthrobacter phenanthrenivorans Sphe3 genomic window:
- the dnaE gene encoding DNA polymerase III subunit alpha, whose protein sequence is MTSSNDSFVHLHTHTEYSMLDGAARLGELFDETERLGMPALATTDHGYLFGAFDFWKKATDKGIKPIIGVEAYVTPGTARGDKSRVRWGEEHQRKDDISGGGSYTHMTLLSYNNAGMRNLFRASSIASLDAVFGKWPRLDRELLNTYSEGLIATTGCPSGEIQTRLRLGQYREALEAAAEFRDIFGAENYFCELMDHGLDIERRVTGDLLRLAKDLNLPLVATNDLHYTHEHDAKAHEALLAIQSGSTLLEPTYDNGGSRFAFSGSGYYLKSPQEMRELFRDHPDACDNTLLIAERCEVSFNTGANYMPRFPCPPGEDETSWLVKEVAKGLEYRYPGGVPDNVRAQADYELGVITSMGFPGYFLVVADFINWAKNNGIRVGPGRGSGAGSMVAYAMRITDLDPLRHGLIFERFLNPDRVSMPDFDVDFDDRRRPEVIDYVTRKYGDERVAMIVTYGTIKTKQALKDSSRVLGYPFSMGEQLTKALPPAVMAKDIPLADIQNPEAKRYGEAGDFRQLISTDPEAAKVFETALGIEGLKRQWGVHAAGVIMSSDPIIDVIPIMRRIQDGQVITQFDYPTCEGLGLIKMDFLGLRNLTIISDALENIKLNRGIDLDLENLELDDAPSYELLARGDTLGVFQLDGGPMRSLLKLMKPDNFEDISAVLALYRPGPMGANAHTDYALRKNGIQPVIPIHPELEEPLSEILGGTYGLIVYQEQVMAVAQKLAGYSLGQADILRRAMGKKKKSELDKQFAGFSQGMQDNGYSMEAVKTLWDILLPFSDYAFNKAHSAAYGVISYWTAYLKAHYAPEYMAALLTSVGDDKDKSAIYLNECRRMGITVLPPDVNESALNFTPVGNDIRFGMGAIRNVGVNVVEAMVAARESEGAFTSFKDYLMKVPAVVCNKRTIESLIKSGAFDSLGHHRRALAMIHEEAIDSVITLKRNEAIGQFDLFAGFEEAESESSLSIEIPDLPEWEKKDKLSFERDMLGLYVSDHPLQGLEGLLSQHAEMSITSVLGEDGPQDGAIITIAGMITSLSRRIAKASGNAYARAEVEDLGGSMEVMFFGQVYGPIASVLAEDLIVVVKGRLQKRDDGAITLNCMELSVPDLSEGLNGPLVITMPTHKATEAVVTELGDVLRTHRGNSEVRLHLQGDTRTEIMGLPVHLRVNPSPSLFGDLKVLLGPACLDA, encoded by the coding sequence GTGACTTCCAGCAACGACTCGTTTGTCCATCTCCACACCCACACCGAGTACTCCATGCTGGACGGTGCGGCACGACTCGGCGAGCTGTTCGACGAAACCGAGCGGCTAGGGATGCCGGCCCTCGCCACCACCGACCACGGCTACCTGTTCGGAGCTTTCGATTTCTGGAAGAAGGCCACCGACAAGGGGATCAAACCCATCATCGGCGTCGAAGCCTACGTGACGCCGGGCACGGCCCGCGGCGACAAGAGCCGGGTGCGCTGGGGCGAGGAACACCAGCGCAAGGACGACATCTCCGGCGGCGGTTCCTACACCCACATGACCCTGCTCAGCTATAACAACGCGGGCATGCGGAACCTCTTCCGGGCTTCCTCGATCGCCTCCCTGGATGCCGTGTTCGGCAAATGGCCCCGCCTGGACCGGGAACTGCTGAACACCTACTCAGAGGGCCTCATTGCCACCACCGGCTGCCCTTCCGGCGAGATCCAGACGCGCCTGCGGCTGGGCCAGTACCGCGAGGCGCTGGAAGCCGCGGCCGAGTTCCGCGACATTTTTGGTGCGGAGAACTACTTCTGCGAACTGATGGACCATGGGCTGGACATCGAACGGCGGGTCACAGGGGACCTGCTGCGGCTCGCCAAGGATCTCAACCTTCCGCTCGTTGCCACCAACGACCTCCACTACACGCACGAGCACGACGCCAAGGCGCACGAAGCCCTGCTGGCCATCCAGTCCGGTTCCACCCTGCTCGAACCCACCTACGACAACGGCGGCTCCCGCTTCGCGTTCTCCGGCAGCGGCTACTACCTGAAGTCCCCCCAGGAGATGCGCGAGCTCTTCCGCGACCACCCCGACGCCTGCGACAACACCCTCCTGATCGCCGAACGCTGCGAAGTCTCCTTCAACACCGGCGCCAACTACATGCCGCGGTTCCCCTGCCCGCCGGGGGAGGACGAAACTTCCTGGCTGGTCAAAGAAGTAGCCAAGGGACTGGAGTACCGCTATCCCGGCGGGGTGCCCGACAACGTCCGGGCCCAGGCCGACTACGAGCTTGGCGTTATCACCTCCATGGGATTCCCCGGCTACTTCCTGGTGGTGGCTGACTTCATCAACTGGGCCAAGAACAACGGCATCCGGGTAGGCCCGGGCCGTGGTTCGGGCGCTGGTTCCATGGTGGCGTACGCCATGCGCATCACGGACCTGGACCCGCTCCGCCACGGCCTGATCTTCGAGCGCTTCCTGAACCCGGACCGCGTGTCCATGCCCGACTTCGACGTCGACTTCGATGACCGCCGCCGCCCTGAAGTGATCGACTACGTGACGCGCAAGTACGGTGACGAGCGCGTGGCCATGATCGTCACCTACGGCACCATCAAGACCAAGCAGGCGTTGAAGGACTCATCCCGAGTCCTGGGGTACCCCTTCAGCATGGGCGAGCAGCTCACCAAGGCGCTGCCCCCCGCCGTGATGGCCAAGGACATCCCGCTGGCCGATATCCAGAATCCCGAAGCCAAGCGGTACGGCGAGGCCGGGGACTTCCGCCAGCTGATCAGCACGGACCCGGAAGCGGCCAAGGTGTTCGAGACCGCACTGGGCATTGAAGGGCTGAAGCGGCAGTGGGGCGTCCACGCGGCAGGCGTGATCATGTCCTCGGACCCGATCATCGATGTGATCCCCATCATGCGGCGCATCCAGGACGGCCAGGTCATCACCCAGTTCGACTACCCCACGTGTGAGGGCCTCGGCCTGATCAAGATGGACTTCCTGGGCCTGCGGAACCTGACGATCATTTCCGACGCCCTGGAAAACATCAAGCTGAACCGCGGCATCGACCTGGACCTCGAAAACCTGGAACTCGACGATGCCCCGTCCTACGAGCTCCTGGCCCGCGGCGACACCCTGGGCGTGTTCCAGCTCGACGGCGGACCCATGCGGTCCCTGCTCAAGCTGATGAAGCCCGACAACTTCGAAGACATTTCGGCCGTGCTCGCCTTGTACCGGCCCGGCCCCATGGGCGCCAACGCGCACACGGACTACGCGCTGCGGAAAAACGGCATCCAGCCCGTCATTCCCATCCACCCCGAGCTTGAGGAACCCCTCTCCGAGATCCTGGGCGGGACCTACGGCCTGATCGTGTACCAGGAGCAGGTGATGGCCGTGGCCCAGAAGCTTGCCGGGTACTCACTGGGCCAGGCAGACATCCTCCGCCGTGCGATGGGCAAGAAGAAAAAATCCGAACTGGACAAGCAGTTCGCCGGCTTTTCCCAGGGCATGCAGGACAACGGTTACTCCATGGAGGCTGTCAAAACCCTCTGGGACATCCTGCTGCCGTTCTCCGACTACGCCTTCAACAAGGCCCACTCCGCCGCCTACGGTGTCATCTCGTACTGGACCGCCTACCTCAAGGCGCACTACGCCCCCGAATACATGGCAGCGCTGCTCACCTCGGTGGGTGACGACAAGGACAAGTCGGCGATTTACCTGAACGAGTGCCGCCGGATGGGCATCACGGTGCTGCCGCCGGACGTCAACGAATCCGCCCTGAACTTCACGCCCGTGGGCAACGACATCCGCTTCGGCATGGGCGCAATCCGCAACGTGGGCGTCAACGTGGTGGAGGCCATGGTGGCCGCCCGCGAAAGCGAAGGGGCGTTCACGTCCTTCAAGGACTACCTGATGAAGGTCCCGGCCGTGGTCTGCAACAAACGGACCATCGAATCGCTGATCAAGTCCGGCGCCTTCGACTCCCTGGGCCACCACCGCCGGGCCCTGGCCATGATCCACGAAGAGGCCATCGATTCCGTGATCACGCTCAAGCGGAACGAAGCGATCGGACAGTTCGACCTCTTCGCCGGTTTCGAGGAAGCCGAATCCGAGTCCTCCCTGAGCATCGAGATCCCTGACCTGCCGGAATGGGAGAAGAAGGACAAGCTGTCCTTCGAACGGGACATGCTGGGCCTTTACGTCTCGGACCATCCGCTGCAGGGCCTGGAAGGGCTGCTGAGCCAGCACGCGGAAATGAGCATCACCTCCGTCCTGGGCGAGGACGGGCCACAGGACGGTGCCATCATCACCATCGCCGGCATGATCACCTCGTTGAGCAGGCGCATCGCCAAAGCCAGCGGCAACGCCTACGCCCGCGCGGAGGTGGAGGACCTGGGCGGTTCCATGGAAGTGATGTTCTTCGGCCAGGTCTACGGCCCGATCGCGTCGGTGCTGGCGGAGGACCTGATTGTGGTGGTCAAGGGCCGGCTGCAGAAGCGCGACGACGGCGCCATCACGCTGAACTGCATGGAACTATCCGTCCCGGACCTCAGCGAGGGACTGAACGGGCCGCTGGTGATCACCATGCCGACGCACAAGGCCACCGAGGCCGTGGTTACCGAGCTTGGCGACGTGCTCCGCACGCACCGCGGAAACTCCGAGGTGCGCCTGCACCTCCAGGGGGACACGCGCACGGAAATCATGGGGCTGCCGGTGCACCTGCGCGTGAACCCAAGCCCGTCCCTGTTTGGTGACCTGAAAGTCCTCCTCGGCCCCGCCTGCCTGGACGCCTGA
- a CDS encoding flavin reductase family protein: MTANDVPFERTFREMFRRHAAGVAIITVNYQDQPYGFTATSVASLSAQPPRFTFNMARSSRSWPAVANTTYLGVHMLGLENQQLADRFAGAGNRFEGDHWEVGPHGVPILKDVAGWLIGEVQMRLSFENNAVVVVQVVDGQVGGEGSPLLYHRGGYSQPVPLDYEI; the protein is encoded by the coding sequence GTGACAGCAAATGACGTGCCGTTCGAGCGGACGTTCAGGGAGATGTTCCGGCGCCATGCTGCCGGCGTCGCCATCATCACGGTGAACTACCAGGACCAGCCATACGGGTTCACGGCAACGTCCGTGGCCTCGCTTTCGGCACAGCCTCCGCGGTTCACGTTCAACATGGCCCGCAGCTCCAGGTCGTGGCCGGCAGTGGCAAACACCACCTACCTGGGAGTGCACATGCTGGGCCTGGAGAACCAGCAGCTTGCTGACCGGTTTGCCGGGGCGGGCAACCGCTTCGAGGGTGACCACTGGGAAGTGGGGCCCCACGGGGTGCCCATACTCAAGGACGTGGCCGGCTGGTTGATCGGCGAGGTGCAGATGCGCCTGTCGTTTGAGAACAACGCTGTTGTGGTGGTCCAGGTGGTGGACGGCCAGGTGGGCGGAGAGGGGTCCCCGCTGCTCTACCATCGCGGCGGCTACAGCCAGCCTGTCCCGCTCGACTACGAGATCTGA
- the hisD gene encoding histidinol dehydrogenase: MTNSSENTASPAAAVVDFRTVDLRGRSLTLAGLRAAVPRAQGHTVADAEEKVLDIISAVRQRGFEALGELALRFDGVQQEHPLVPQDALSAALDGLDPSVRRALEESISRARRFADGQRPRNIDVELGDGALVSQNWVPVARVGLYVPGGLAVYPSSVIMNVVPALAAGVQSIALASPPQKEFGGLPHPTILAAAALLGITEVYAIGGAQAIAAFAYGVAASDAGPALEPVDVVTGPGNIFVATAKRLVKGVVGIDSEAGTTEIAILADSTARPRLVAADLISQAEHDPKAASVLITDSEELAAAVRTELEQQAAATKHGSRVREALSGPQSGVVLVDNLEQGIAACDAYAAEHLEIMTRDAAGVAARIRNAGAIFVGDYSPVSLGDYCAGSNHVLPTSGTAAFSSGLNVTTFLRAIQVVNYSREALAEVSTHIVSLSGAEDLPAHGDAVTARFS; encoded by the coding sequence GTGACCAATTCTTCGGAGAATACCGCCAGCCCAGCCGCCGCCGTCGTGGACTTCCGCACCGTTGACCTGCGCGGGCGGAGCCTGACGCTCGCGGGCCTGCGCGCGGCCGTGCCCCGCGCCCAGGGCCACACCGTGGCGGACGCCGAGGAGAAGGTGCTGGACATCATTTCCGCCGTCCGGCAACGCGGATTCGAGGCGCTGGGCGAACTGGCCCTCCGCTTCGACGGCGTCCAGCAGGAGCATCCGCTGGTTCCGCAGGACGCCCTCTCCGCCGCGCTGGACGGGCTGGACCCGTCCGTCCGCCGTGCGCTGGAGGAATCGATCAGCCGCGCCCGGCGTTTTGCGGACGGCCAGCGCCCGCGCAATATCGACGTCGAGCTCGGTGACGGTGCCCTGGTGAGCCAGAACTGGGTGCCGGTGGCGCGCGTTGGCCTCTACGTTCCTGGCGGCCTGGCCGTATACCCGTCCTCCGTGATCATGAACGTGGTTCCGGCGCTGGCTGCCGGTGTGCAGTCCATTGCGCTGGCCTCACCGCCGCAGAAGGAGTTCGGCGGGCTGCCCCACCCCACCATCCTTGCTGCCGCAGCCTTGCTGGGCATCACGGAGGTCTATGCCATCGGCGGCGCCCAGGCGATCGCCGCGTTCGCCTACGGCGTGGCTGCATCAGACGCCGGCCCGGCCCTGGAGCCGGTGGATGTGGTGACAGGACCAGGCAACATTTTCGTGGCTACGGCCAAGCGGCTGGTGAAGGGCGTGGTGGGAATCGATTCCGAGGCCGGCACCACGGAGATCGCGATTCTGGCCGACTCCACAGCCCGGCCCCGCCTTGTTGCGGCGGACCTCATCAGCCAGGCCGAGCACGATCCCAAGGCCGCCTCGGTGCTCATTACCGATTCCGAGGAGCTGGCGGCCGCTGTACGGACTGAACTGGAGCAGCAGGCGGCGGCCACGAAACACGGGTCGCGCGTCCGCGAAGCCCTGTCCGGTCCGCAGTCCGGAGTTGTGCTGGTGGACAACCTGGAGCAGGGCATCGCCGCCTGCGACGCCTACGCTGCCGAGCACCTTGAGATCATGACCCGGGACGCTGCCGGTGTTGCAGCCCGGATCCGGAATGCCGGCGCCATCTTCGTGGGGGACTACAGCCCTGTGAGCCTGGGCGATTACTGCGCCGGCTCCAACCACGTGCTGCCCACCAGCGGCACGGCAGCTTTTTCCTCGGGCCTGAATGTGACCACGTTCCTGCGGGCCATCCAGGTAGTTAACTACAGCCGGGAGGCGCTGGCCGAGGTCAGCACGCACATTGTGAGCTTGTCCGGCGCGGAGGACCTTCCGGCGCACGGTGATGCCGTGACTGCCCGGTTCTCCTGA
- the nrdR gene encoding transcriptional regulator NrdR produces the protein MYCPFCRNPDSRVVDSRMADDGSAIRRRRQCPECGRRFTTVETTSLSVIKRSGVGEPFSRSKVINGVRKACQGRPVSEDDLALLAQEVEEQIRSSGAAEIDAHEVGLVILGPLQKLDKVAYLRFASVYQAFESLEDFEAAIALLRQEEDDARHLPAKSSEKSPL, from the coding sequence ATGTATTGTCCGTTCTGCCGCAATCCCGATTCCCGTGTGGTGGACAGCCGGATGGCCGATGACGGTTCCGCCATCCGCCGCCGCCGCCAGTGCCCCGAATGCGGACGCCGGTTCACCACGGTGGAAACCACCAGCCTCTCCGTGATCAAGCGGTCCGGCGTGGGGGAGCCCTTCAGCCGCAGCAAGGTGATCAACGGTGTGCGCAAGGCCTGCCAGGGCCGCCCCGTCAGCGAGGACGACCTCGCTTTGCTGGCCCAGGAAGTGGAAGAACAGATCCGCTCCTCCGGGGCCGCCGAGATCGATGCCCACGAGGTGGGCCTGGTCATCCTCGGTCCGCTGCAGAAGCTGGACAAGGTCGCCTACCTCCGGTTCGCCAGCGTCTACCAGGCCTTTGAATCGCTTGAAGACTTCGAAGCGGCAATTGCCCTGCTCCGCCAGGAAGAGGATGACGCGCGTCACCTGCCCGCCAAGAGCTCCGAGAAGAGCCCACTCTAG
- the ppgK gene encoding polyphosphate--glucose phosphotransferase: protein MAKKDEKPHKNAPLIGIDIGGTGIKGGIVDLQKGKLLGERFRVPTPQPATPEAVAEAVALVVSELSARPEAPAAGSPVGVTFPGIIQHGVVHSAANVDKSWLNTDIDALLTARLGRPVEVINDADAAGLAEARYGAGAGVKGTVLVITLGTGIGSAFIFDGKLVPNAELGHLEIDGHDAESKASAVARERDGLSWDEYSVLLQRYFSHVEFLFSPELFIVGGGISKRADEYLPNLKLRTPIVPAVLRNEAGIVGAAIEIALKHKLAK, encoded by the coding sequence TTGGCCAAGAAGGACGAGAAACCGCACAAGAACGCCCCGCTGATCGGCATCGATATCGGAGGCACGGGAATCAAGGGCGGCATTGTCGACCTGCAAAAAGGCAAACTGCTGGGCGAACGGTTCCGCGTTCCCACGCCGCAGCCGGCCACGCCGGAAGCGGTCGCCGAGGCAGTGGCACTGGTGGTTTCCGAACTGTCGGCCCGCCCGGAAGCCCCCGCCGCCGGCTCGCCTGTCGGGGTAACCTTCCCCGGCATCATCCAGCACGGCGTGGTCCACTCGGCAGCCAATGTGGACAAGAGCTGGCTCAACACGGACATCGATGCACTCCTGACCGCCCGCCTGGGCCGGCCTGTGGAGGTCATCAATGACGCCGATGCGGCAGGACTTGCCGAAGCCCGCTACGGTGCGGGCGCCGGCGTCAAAGGCACCGTCCTGGTGATCACCCTGGGCACGGGCATCGGCTCGGCCTTCATCTTTGACGGCAAGCTCGTTCCCAACGCCGAACTGGGTCACCTGGAAATCGACGGCCACGATGCCGAGAGCAAGGCATCAGCCGTGGCCCGCGAACGCGACGGGCTCTCCTGGGACGAATACAGTGTCCTCCTGCAGCGGTACTTCTCCCACGTGGAATTCCTGTTCTCGCCCGAACTGTTCATTGTGGGCGGGGGAATCTCCAAGCGGGCGGACGAGTACCTGCCGAACCTTAAGCTCCGGACCCCCATCGTGCCCGCCGTCCTCCGCAACGAGGCCGGCATCGTGGGCGCAGCCATCGAAATCGCGCTGAAGCACAAGCTCGCCAAGTAG
- the map gene encoding type I methionyl aminopeptidase, translating into MPSLASTAPIGTLTPGTIGPQRPVPASIPRPEYVGKPAPAKFTGSEVKSAETIEKIRIAGKIAAQAIVEVGRHIRPGVTTDELDKVGHEFLLDHHAYPSTLGYRGFPKSLCSSLNEVICHGIPDSTVVQDGDILNIDITAYINGVHGDTNYTFLVGDVDEESRLLVERTQESLNRAIKAVAPGREINVIGRAIQSYAKRFGYGVVRDFTGHGVGEAFHTGLIIPHYDAAPAYNTVIEAGMVFTIEPMLTLGTVEWDMWADDWTVVTKDRKRTAQFEHTLLVTDSGAEILTLP; encoded by the coding sequence ATGCCTTCCCTTGCCTCGACTGCACCCATCGGCACCCTCACCCCGGGAACCATAGGTCCGCAGCGCCCCGTTCCGGCGTCCATCCCGCGGCCGGAGTACGTTGGCAAGCCCGCGCCGGCGAAATTTACCGGTTCCGAGGTGAAGTCTGCCGAGACGATCGAGAAGATCCGGATCGCCGGAAAGATCGCCGCCCAGGCCATCGTCGAAGTCGGGCGGCATATCCGGCCCGGCGTCACCACGGACGAACTGGACAAGGTGGGCCACGAGTTCCTCCTCGACCACCACGCCTACCCGTCCACCCTGGGTTACCGGGGCTTCCCCAAGTCGTTGTGCTCCTCCCTGAACGAGGTCATTTGCCACGGCATCCCGGACAGCACCGTTGTCCAGGACGGCGATATCCTGAACATCGACATCACCGCGTACATCAACGGCGTCCACGGCGACACCAACTACACCTTCCTGGTGGGCGACGTGGACGAGGAATCCCGGCTGCTGGTGGAACGCACGCAGGAGTCGCTGAACCGGGCCATCAAAGCGGTAGCTCCAGGACGGGAAATCAACGTCATTGGCCGCGCCATCCAGTCCTACGCCAAGCGCTTCGGCTATGGTGTGGTGCGTGACTTCACCGGGCACGGGGTTGGCGAAGCGTTCCACACGGGGCTGATCATCCCGCACTACGACGCCGCGCCGGCCTACAACACGGTGATTGAGGCCGGCATGGTCTTCACCATCGAACCGATGCTCACCCTCGGAACCGTGGAGTGGGACATGTGGGCCGATGACTGGACCGTGGTCACGAAGGACCGGAAGCGCACCGCCCAGTTTGAGCACACGCTGCTGGTCACGGACTCCGGCGCGGAAATACTAACCCTGCCCTAG
- the panB gene encoding 3-methyl-2-oxobutanoate hydroxymethyltransferase — translation MASSNSPDSSMSADVPAPYGSGPGQAAASAAERKPAKVRIHHLQQAKRDGTKFAMLTAYEQYTAEIFDAAGIEVLLVGDSASNNVFGNETSLPVTVDELLPLCRAVARSAKRALVVADLPFGSYEVSPEQAVAAGVRFLKEGLAHAVKIEGGKYYAPTVKAMVQAGIPVMAHIGFTPQSEHALGGYRVQGRGDDAQRLIDDAVALAEAGAFSVLMEMVPAETAAAVDAAVTVPTVGIGAGKETTGQVLVWQDMAGLRGGRMAKFVKQYADLRSTLLDAATAYADDVRSGQFPGPEHSF, via the coding sequence ATGGCCTCAAGCAACAGCCCCGACTCCAGCATGTCCGCCGATGTCCCCGCTCCCTACGGCAGCGGGCCCGGGCAGGCTGCTGCGTCTGCTGCCGAACGGAAGCCTGCGAAGGTCCGCATCCACCACCTTCAGCAGGCAAAGAGGGACGGGACCAAGTTCGCGATGCTGACTGCCTATGAGCAGTACACGGCGGAGATCTTCGACGCCGCGGGGATCGAGGTGCTCCTGGTGGGCGATTCGGCGTCGAACAACGTGTTCGGCAATGAAACCAGCCTGCCGGTGACCGTGGACGAGCTGCTCCCGCTGTGCAGGGCCGTGGCGCGGTCCGCCAAGCGCGCGCTGGTGGTAGCCGACCTGCCGTTTGGCAGTTATGAGGTTTCCCCCGAGCAGGCCGTTGCCGCGGGCGTTCGCTTCCTCAAGGAAGGCCTGGCCCACGCCGTCAAGATCGAGGGCGGCAAGTATTACGCACCGACCGTAAAGGCTATGGTGCAGGCCGGGATTCCGGTGATGGCGCACATCGGTTTCACCCCGCAGAGCGAGCACGCGCTGGGCGGGTACCGCGTCCAGGGCCGCGGCGACGACGCACAGCGGTTGATTGACGACGCCGTCGCGCTGGCTGAAGCGGGAGCCTTCAGCGTGCTGATGGAAATGGTCCCGGCGGAAACTGCGGCCGCGGTGGACGCCGCGGTCACGGTCCCCACCGTCGGCATCGGCGCCGGCAAGGAAACCACGGGCCAGGTCCTCGTCTGGCAGGACATGGCCGGACTGCGCGGCGGGCGGATGGCCAAGTTCGTCAAGCAGTACGCGGACCTGCGCAGCACCCTTTTGGATGCTGCCACCGCCTACGCCGACGACGTCAGGTCCGGTCAGTTCCCCGGGCCTGAACACTCCTTTTAG
- the glnA gene encoding type I glutamate--ammonia ligase: MDRQQEFVLRTIEERDVRFVRLWFTDVVGSLKSVALAPAEVEGAFDEGLGFDGSAIEGLARVFESDMLAQPDPSTFQILPWRGETEQTSRMFCDILTPDGEPSAADPRNVLKRTLAKAADMGFTCYTHPEIEFYLLKSQEPGPDGAPVPVDEGGYFDHVPGGVAQDFRRTAVTMLESVGISVEFSHHEAGPGQNEIDLRYADALQTADNIMTFRTVIKEVALQQGTYATFMPKPFTAHPGSGMHTHFSLFEGDTNAFYEAGAEFQLSKTARQFIAGILKHAPEFTAVTNQFVNSYKRLWGGGEAPSYLSWGHNNRSALVRVPLYKPGKGQSARIEYRGIDSAANPYLAYAVLLGAGLKGIEEGYDLPAAAEDDVWSLSSAERRAMGHDPLPASLHDAIRTMEDSELMPQILGEQVFEHFLRNKRAEWQDYRLQVTPYELQRNLGIL; this comes from the coding sequence ATGGACCGCCAGCAAGAGTTTGTCCTGCGCACAATCGAAGAGCGCGACGTACGTTTCGTGCGCCTGTGGTTCACCGACGTCGTGGGTTCGCTCAAGTCCGTAGCCCTCGCCCCCGCCGAAGTCGAGGGTGCCTTCGATGAGGGCCTGGGCTTCGACGGTTCCGCTATCGAAGGCCTTGCCCGCGTCTTCGAATCCGACATGCTGGCCCAGCCGGATCCCTCCACCTTCCAGATCCTGCCGTGGCGCGGTGAAACCGAACAGACGTCCCGCATGTTCTGCGACATTCTTACGCCCGACGGCGAACCGTCTGCCGCCGACCCCCGCAACGTCCTGAAGCGGACGCTCGCCAAGGCAGCGGACATGGGATTCACCTGCTACACGCATCCCGAAATCGAGTTCTATCTCCTCAAGTCGCAGGAACCGGGGCCGGACGGCGCACCGGTACCCGTGGACGAGGGCGGCTACTTCGACCACGTTCCCGGCGGCGTAGCCCAGGACTTCCGCCGGACCGCCGTAACCATGCTCGAATCTGTGGGCATATCGGTTGAATTCAGCCATCACGAGGCGGGGCCTGGCCAGAACGAGATCGACCTGCGCTACGCCGATGCCCTGCAGACGGCTGACAACATCATGACGTTCCGCACCGTCATCAAGGAAGTCGCCCTGCAGCAGGGTACTTACGCCACGTTCATGCCCAAGCCCTTCACCGCCCACCCCGGCTCCGGCATGCACACCCACTTCTCGCTGTTCGAAGGCGACACCAACGCGTTCTATGAAGCGGGCGCGGAATTCCAGCTGTCCAAGACCGCCCGCCAGTTCATCGCAGGCATCCTGAAGCACGCGCCCGAGTTCACGGCGGTGACCAACCAGTTCGTGAATTCCTACAAGCGGCTGTGGGGCGGCGGCGAGGCTCCGAGCTACCTGAGCTGGGGCCACAACAACCGTTCGGCCCTGGTCCGGGTTCCGCTGTACAAGCCGGGCAAGGGCCAGTCCGCCCGGATCGAATACCGCGGCATCGATTCCGCCGCGAACCCGTACCTGGCCTACGCCGTCCTGCTGGGGGCAGGTTTGAAGGGCATTGAGGAAGGCTACGACCTGCCCGCAGCGGCCGAGGACGATGTGTGGTCGCTGAGCTCGGCAGAACGCCGCGCCATGGGCCATGATCCGCTGCCGGCCAGCCTTCATGACGCCATCCGGACCATGGAGGACTCGGAACTGATGCCCCAGATCCTGGGCGAGCAGGTCTTCGAGCACTTCCTGCGCAACAAGCGTGCGGAGTGGCAGGACTACCGCCTGCAGGTGACGCCCTACGAGCTGCAGCGCAACCTCGGCATCCTCTAG